From the Vibrio vulnificus CMCP6 genome, one window contains:
- the torS gene encoding TMAO reductase system sensor histidine kinase/response regulator TorS has product MLLATASIGRKLLLSFIAMAMLVMLSALIGVSGFSFVAKTERNVVDTAIPAMIEARQVSELSSRIIASVQTLSNAKNEEERKQSGKELFSQLESLLSHIKALGGGESFDPLLLERLETHVQSVIDNLADLGVSVEKKLWLAKEIDSRVEEMRLLSEELEQLTRTQVLNTSTIAVANVTHIYDLLESNKIPQAYQALDALVEVDLDLSERLHELHLLAFKMLNQIEEARTLTNIERIQDVRNEFDANLKIMVRRVQAVEDPTRSAQMSSLLTELGKRQVVFNILGQQYQNNLESQKLMQQNLALFSELNGTVNKLVDDSNQTTTKAVSELTRTLNLAQLILTVISLAGLIVAIVIVWRVVYVSVVTRLTEYSAALLQVAQGNLDIELQVRGNDELAHMGQAIITARNTAQALKIVAEGEAKAKKELQEHKEHLEELVTERTRQLQLTNEKLNHEVLNHAKARSLAEQANRAKSAFLATMSHEIRTPMNGVLGTARLLMDSGLNPLQKRYADIINRSGKNLLAILNDVLDYSKIEAGHLEIRESAFELHQMVEDTFQLMQSRAAEKSLTFSYHIESDVNHYWRGDVTRISQVLNNLVGNAIKFTHQGAVDIYVSLDLEQENVVQFEVTDTGIGIAQQEQATLFDAFTQASGGQKAAGGTGLGLAISRRIIQAMGGQMEMASEEGEGSRFWFTVPLTPCDAVEPVVCPLETENRQATILLVEDNAVNRIVAEGFLSSLGHTVVMAEDGAEAQMLFEQQLFDIALVDINLPDCNGTDLIQRLKQQEYSSERKTPMVAVSAHVFNEEVESYLASGFDGFLAKPLEKEALSALIQKMLEGKVLVCVESEATVVSSDACSSIAQSKNSNLMDPQVVLSDMEVLGADKMRQIIELFKSSSDEILQALVSAANEANEAQVKGLAHKLKGSAGSLGLNKLMTLCKTIETHSSPTSLYLNEKEALEECVELSYHALKNLVQ; this is encoded by the coding sequence ATGTTATTAGCAACAGCGAGTATCGGCCGGAAGTTGTTACTCTCGTTCATCGCCATGGCAATGTTGGTGATGTTATCGGCGTTAATTGGCGTCTCGGGCTTTTCGTTCGTGGCAAAAACAGAGCGCAATGTCGTTGATACGGCTATTCCCGCTATGATTGAAGCAAGACAAGTCTCTGAACTCAGCTCGCGTATCATTGCATCGGTCCAAACCTTATCAAACGCCAAAAATGAAGAAGAGCGAAAACAGTCAGGGAAAGAGCTTTTTTCTCAGTTGGAGTCGCTACTTTCGCATATTAAAGCGCTTGGCGGTGGAGAGTCGTTTGATCCGCTATTGTTAGAGCGCCTCGAAACTCATGTGCAAAGTGTGATCGATAACTTGGCCGACTTGGGCGTATCGGTGGAGAAAAAACTGTGGTTAGCAAAAGAGATTGATAGCCGAGTTGAAGAGATGCGCCTACTCAGTGAAGAGCTTGAACAATTGACGCGCACTCAAGTGCTCAATACCAGCACCATTGCGGTTGCAAATGTGACACATATCTATGACTTATTGGAGTCAAACAAAATTCCTCAAGCTTACCAAGCACTTGATGCCTTGGTGGAAGTTGACCTTGATCTTTCCGAGCGCTTGCATGAACTGCATCTGCTCGCATTCAAAATGCTCAACCAGATCGAAGAAGCACGTACACTCACCAATATTGAGCGTATCCAAGATGTGCGTAATGAGTTTGATGCCAACCTCAAAATTATGGTTCGTCGAGTTCAAGCGGTGGAAGATCCTACTCGCTCTGCGCAAATGTCCAGCTTACTTACCGAGTTGGGCAAGCGCCAAGTCGTGTTTAACATCCTCGGGCAACAATACCAAAACAACCTAGAATCTCAGAAGCTCATGCAGCAAAACCTCGCGCTCTTTTCTGAGCTCAACGGTACCGTTAATAAGCTTGTGGACGACTCAAATCAGACAACAACAAAAGCCGTCTCAGAGTTAACTCGCACACTGAACTTAGCGCAGCTCATTCTAACGGTGATTTCACTCGCTGGCCTGATCGTCGCCATCGTGATTGTTTGGCGAGTGGTTTATGTTTCAGTGGTGACGCGTTTAACGGAATACTCAGCGGCGTTGTTGCAAGTGGCTCAGGGCAATCTCGATATTGAGCTTCAAGTTCGGGGCAATGACGAGCTGGCGCATATGGGGCAGGCGATCATCACAGCAAGGAACACGGCTCAAGCACTGAAAATCGTTGCAGAAGGGGAAGCCAAAGCGAAAAAAGAGCTTCAAGAGCATAAAGAACACTTAGAAGAGCTCGTTACTGAGCGCACGCGTCAGCTACAACTGACCAATGAGAAACTCAATCACGAAGTGCTCAATCACGCCAAAGCGCGTTCACTAGCAGAACAAGCAAACCGAGCGAAATCGGCATTTTTGGCCACGATGAGCCATGAAATTCGCACGCCAATGAACGGCGTACTTGGTACCGCTCGCTTGCTGATGGACTCCGGACTGAATCCGTTGCAGAAGCGTTATGCCGATATCATCAATCGCAGTGGTAAAAATCTCCTGGCTATTTTGAATGATGTTTTGGATTACTCCAAAATTGAAGCCGGGCATCTTGAGATTAGAGAGTCCGCCTTCGAGTTGCATCAAATGGTGGAAGACACTTTCCAACTGATGCAAAGCCGCGCCGCAGAGAAATCACTGACTTTCTCTTACCATATCGAGAGTGATGTTAACCATTATTGGCGTGGCGATGTTACGCGCATCAGTCAAGTGCTCAACAATCTTGTTGGTAATGCGATTAAATTTACTCACCAAGGTGCGGTGGATATTTACGTTAGCCTCGATCTCGAACAGGAGAATGTGGTTCAGTTTGAAGTCACTGACACGGGCATCGGCATTGCCCAACAAGAGCAGGCGACCCTTTTCGACGCCTTTACTCAAGCCAGTGGCGGACAAAAAGCCGCGGGTGGTACAGGGTTGGGTTTGGCGATCAGTCGCCGTATCATTCAAGCCATGGGTGGGCAGATGGAAATGGCGTCGGAAGAGGGCGAAGGCAGTCGTTTTTGGTTCACTGTGCCTCTGACGCCTTGCGACGCCGTTGAGCCCGTTGTTTGCCCGCTCGAAACCGAAAACCGACAAGCGACGATCCTATTGGTCGAAGACAACGCTGTGAATCGCATTGTTGCGGAAGGGTTTCTCAGCAGCTTGGGCCATACCGTAGTAATGGCGGAAGATGGTGCGGAAGCACAAATGTTGTTTGAGCAGCAGTTATTTGATATTGCGTTGGTTGATATCAATCTGCCTGATTGTAATGGCACGGATTTGATCCAACGTTTAAAGCAGCAAGAGTATTCAAGTGAGAGAAAAACACCTATGGTTGCGGTTTCTGCTCATGTATTTAATGAGGAAGTGGAGAGCTATTTAGCCTCAGGGTTTGATGGTTTCCTTGCAAAACCACTGGAAAAAGAAGCGCTTTCAGCGCTGATTCAAAAAATGTTAGAAGGAAAAGTTCTGGTGTGCGTAGAAAGTGAAGCAACGGTAGTGAGCAGTGATGCTTGCTCAAGCATTGCTCAATCTAAAAATAGCAACCTGATGGATCCTCAAGTGGTGCTTTCCGATATGGAGGTGCTTGGTGCTGACAAAATGCGACAAATAATCGAACTGTTCAAAAGCAGCAGCGATGAAATTCTTCAAGCCTTAGTGAGCGCTGCCAATGAGGCGAATGAAGCGCAAGTTAAAGGGCTAGCCCACAAACTTAAAGGCAGTGCAGGCAGTTTGGGTCTAAATAAGTTAATGACGTTGTGCAAAACAATTGAAACCCACTCTTCACCAACGAGTCTCTATCTCAACGAAAAAGAAGCGTTGGAAGAGTGTGTTGAGCTAAGTTATCATGCACTGAAGAACTTGGTTCAATAG